A window of Danio aesculapii chromosome 16, fDanAes4.1, whole genome shotgun sequence genomic DNA:
TAAGTACTCTGAAGCAGTTTACTTTCAGTCATGTTGACAATACAGAAATACCAACTTCTTATTTTAGCTGACTGTATATATAGAGAGCACATAGAGAGCATAACATATTAATGGCATTGACAGCTGTCGTTTGTTTGTATCTCTTTGTTTCACAGGTGAGGTGTTTGTGTTGGATGATGGCGGGGAAGTTGACTTAGATTTAGGAAATTATGAACGTTTTTTGGACATCCGGCTTACCAGAGACAACAATCTGACGACAGGGAAGATCTATCAGTCTGTTATAAACAAGGAGAGGAAAGGGGATTACTTGGGCAAAACTGTACAAGGTGAGTTATGCAACCATGTTATGAAggtgtttaaatataaatatgaattatgGCATGAGGAAACAGGGTTTATCTGTTCTGTTTGAACCTAAAGTATATTCaaataattatacatattaacaaccatgctaatcatgctagcaacatgctaatttatgcttgAACCATGCTAATTCAAACTAGagccatgctaatttatgttagcaactgcctagcaactacccagaacaccttagcaaccacctagcaacaccttagcagccacctagaacaccctagcaacgctgtagcaaccactcagaataccttagctaccacctagcaatgccttagcaaccacctagaacaccctagcaacacctttaacccctcagaacaccctagcaaccacctagtaacacctaagcaacctcctagcaaccaatcaaacaccttagcaaccgcctagcaatgccttcGAAACCGCATAGCAGTCACTTAGAACACCCttgcaacagcttagcaaccacctagaacaccctagcaaccacttagtatcaccttagcaaccgctaagcaacaccttagcaactgcttagcaaccactcagaacaccatagctaccgcctagcaatgccttagtaacctcctagcaaccactcagaacaccttagcaaccacctagaacaccctagcaacaccttagtaatcactcagaacacccaagcaaccgcctagcaacaccttagcaacctcctagcaaccacttagaacacctttgcaactgcctagcaatgccttagcaaccactcagaacatcttagcaacaccttagcaactgcctaacagtcactcagaataccctagcaaccgcctagcaacaccttaacaaccacccagaacaacctagcaatgccttaacaaccactcagaatgtTCTAGCAGCCGCATAACCaggccttagcaaccacttagcaacaccttagtaaacgctcagaacaccctagcaacatcttagcaacctcctagcaaccactcagaacaccttagcaactgcctagcaacatcttaaccACCAAGAACACcccagcaatgccttagcaaccactcagaacaccctagctacCACataacaatgccttagcaaccacctagcaactactcagaacaccctagcaaccacctatcaatgccttagcaaccgcctagcaactactcagagcaccttagcaaccacctagaacaggAGTgcgcaaacttggtcctggagggccggtgtcctgcattgtttagctccaacactaatcaaacacacctgaacatgctaatcagtgtcttcaagatcactagaaatctataagcaggtgtctttgattagagttggagctaaactctgcaggacaccggccctccaggaccgagcttgccCACCTCTGACTTAGAACttcctagcaacgccttagcaaccactcagaacaccctagccacTGCAAAACCCCTTGGCAACTGAatagcaatcactcagaacaccctagcaaccacctagcaacaccttagcaaccattcagaacaccccaTCAATCGCCTAGCAAGAAACCTAGCAATCCactctagaaacatgctaacatatatgtagttATCTCTCTGCtgtttcaaatttttttaaaactacttcagttatttaaactttaaaactacttcaaactttcagccGAGGCTTTCTCAAGACACCATAAAGTTGTCTACAAACATTTCTTTTCTGGTTATATATTTTAGCAGCCATTCTTCAGTCTTTAATATCACATGCTTTACATTGTAATATGCTGATTAGGTGTTGTAGTAAATATTTCTTCTTACTGTCAATATtgaaaacattacaatattttagtctaaacttttattttaggatTATATGTATAGAAATAgcgcgacgcagtaggtagtgctgtcgcctcacagcaaaaaggtcgctggttcgagcctcggcttggtcagttggggtttctgtgtggagtttgcatgatcttccTGCgtttgcgagggtttcctccaggtgctccagtttcccccacagttcaaagacatgcggtacaggtgaattgggtaggctaaattgtccatagtgtatgagtgtgagtgagtgtatggatgtttcccagagataggttgcagctggaagggcatccactgcgtaaaacatatgctggataagttggcggttcattccgctgtggcggccccggattattaaaagggactaagctgaaaagaaaatgaatgaatgaaaaaatagaaATTTCAAAAGAACCACATGCTTAAACTCTAAAGGATCTTaaattaatcttaaaaaaaaaaatctttttcattaattttttcagTGGTACCACATATAACCGATGCTATACAGGAATGGGTCATGCGGCAGGCCAAGGTCTCGGTGGATGATGACGGTATTGAACCAGAAGTCTGTGTCATTGAGgtaaatcaatttgtgtttgtCGTTTAGTGGAAATAGTTTAAGtatatctacactacctgacaaaagtctggtcTCCTATCCAagttaagaacaacaaataataacttctagttgatcatttggtatcagaagtggcttatatgaaaggcaaaggcctctagattacgcttattttaccaaaataaaatatgatcatgccttgatttttaattatttcattaagacagtaagatctgactttgcttagacaaaagtcttgtcacttgacaaaaataatctacagtatagaatatgaagtcattgtgcagtggaaaaagaattaatattgtgtatgactcccatgagcttggacgactgcatccatacatctctacaatgactcaaataacgtattaataaagtcatctgtaatggtggagaaagcgttcttgcaggactcctagagttcatcaggattctttggcttcatcttcaatgcctcctccatcttactccagacattcTCAAtgatgttcatatctggtgactgggctggccaatctttgagcaccttgaccttgtttgctttcaggaattttgatgtggaggctgaagtatgggaaggagcgctatcctgctgaagaatttgccctctcgtgtggtttgtaatgtaatgggcagcacagatattgccatccactctgcagatctttcacaCACCCcccttactgaatgtaaccccaatccatgatttttccttcaccaaacttgactgatttgtgtgagaatcttgggtcgatGCGGGTTCCATTAGgtcctctgcagtatttgtgatgattgggatgcaggtcaacagatgattcatcagaaatataagaccttctgccacttttccaaatgatcaactagaagtcaagttatttgttgctcttacaactgtgatcgacgacaatatttttgtcaggtagtatgtatatgtacatatatatatatatttatattaattgcaGTATTTAATGTAAAGGGTAAAACTATGTAAAGAATGTgttaaattttatacattttagcaACAATATCAATGCCCAAATATTCAATACCCAGGGAAAGCAAGAACTGATACAAATGTTTTCCTTCAATGCAATGATGTTGTGAAGGATAAAGCACCTGCCAAatgtacagtgcctatagaaaatcatcatgccactttgaaataattacttttattgtcatacAGCCTAAAATCAAATCACACTCCAAATAACCTTTCCagtttttgaaatgttttgtagccttctcctaacctgtgcttttctacaactttatcccgaaggtcttttgaaagcagggtgtaatgtgtagattttcacagggtatgatgattttctataggcattgtattaatgtatataaaatgtttaagggATGCTGTTTCACAGATCTAATATACTGATACACATGCAATTCATTCCTCAGTTTCACAAACACACCCAATGCTATGTGACTTTAGTGAGCGTTTGCTATAACTTGTGTGTATCTGACAGCCAACTTTCTGTGTAAGTGCACTGTGTCTGTATGTTCAGAAAACCATTCATCATGAGTTTAAATTgaccacaacttttttttttcctccacagCTTGGAGGTACAGTTGGAGATATCGAGAGTATGCCTTTCATCGAAGCTTTTAGACAGTTTCAGTTCAAAGTGAAACGGGAGAACTTTTGTAACATCCATGTCAGTCTGGTTCCTCAGGTAGGAAACaaactttgtttttaattcaaaatgtGTGGTTAAAAGGCTGTTTACTTGAATTTTGGGTGCATTTCCAGCCTAATTCAACAGGAGAACAGAAGACCAAACCCACACAAAACAGCGTCCGAGAGCTTCGTGGGCTTGGTCTGTCTCCTGATCTGGTCAGTCTTTTTATTTCTCTATTACGCAGAAGAGCCAATCCAGGAATTTATGTGCCCCTGACaaataatagttttttgtttGCAGATTGTTTGTCGTTGTTCAACTCCATTGGACACTGCTGTGAAAGAAAAGATCTCCATGTTTTGCCATGTCGAACCCGAGCAGGTGATCTGCATACATGACGTGTCCTCCATCTACAGAGTACCTTTACTCCTGGAGGATCAGGGCACGGTTCACTACTTCTGCCGCCGGCTTGACTTGCCCATTCAGATGAAACCGCGCCAAATGCTCAGAAAGTGGAAGGAGATGTCAGACAGGTTTGTACTGTTGGATCCACCTAAAACTGAGTTCACACCAATTGGGGAATTTAGTATTTGCGCAAGTAAATTACATACAGTAAATGAAAACATGCGAATAGATACAAATTATTGCAGCAAAGCATAAATGACGTGGAATGTGTCTATCGTGCAAGTTCAAATAATTGAATTCaagtgaggggaaaaaaaatccCACGAGTAAACCAGAGCAGGTGATTCCATGCTTAGCGTCTTGTGTGAACCCAACATAATGGTGTCAAAAAGCTGCAATCTTCTGACTGCTGTTTTGAATGTGCTTGTTAATGTTTCATAGGTCTGACCGACTACTCGAGCAAACCTCTATTGCTTTAGTAGGCAAGTACACCAAGCTGTCAGACTCTTATGCCTCCGTTATTAAAGCACTGGAGCACTCTGCCCTCGCCATCAACTATAAACTTGAGGTCAAGGTGAGGAATGACTACTAGcataaaattatttttgagtttttGGCTCATCTAAAAGTGTCCTTTTGAATTGAAGttgctgttttgttgttgttgttttttttttcaaatgtgtgtTAGTCTAATACTAGGAAATGGTACTGTGTTTTAGTACATAGATTCAGCTGATCTGGAGCCGGCAGCATTGCAGGATGAGCCGGTGAAGTATCATGAGGCCTGGCAGAAGCTCTGCAGTGCTGAGTGAGTGTGTCCTCCATATAAACAACAGACATAATCAATCAAATGTTTGGGGttgataaaatgaaaaacaattgtAGCAGTTTTTCCcccaataattttattaaaaatacagtaaaattgtgatatattattacaaatgataatatttttttctataattattCCTGTGATGCAAAGCTATAGCATATATTATTACTACAGTCTtgtgatccttcaaaaatcattctaaaatgctgatttagtgatcaaaaaatatttctcattattgttaatgttaaaaacagatatgctgcttcatatttttgtagaAACTGATTTGGTTTCAGTTCCAAAAGAATAACTTTTGTTTGAAATATAAGATTTTTGTAACATCATGCAGTTCTGTAACTTAAGCTTATTTCATTTGTATAAAAGTGAATTTCCATGACGTTAAGACAAACATATTAATGGTCTGCACATTTTCCTctgattaacaaaataaatgtataactaAATTTGTGAGAGAACCTTAACCATCTGATCATGTTTCTAATAAGCTCTTCAATTTGACACTATTATGGAACAAAATCAGTGCCAAAcgtattgaaataaaaagcttgtcgaatagcactacctgaaaaaaatgatacattgaattaacaactgcttggattttaatgacttgaattgccagGATTTGtaattttaggtcctgaaatataacatagctgtttatttaagctgagaatatttcaattcaaaacacattttcatactTAAATTCAGTGCTTCATTTTCAACTTCCAGAATTCATTTCCAAAATATTCAGTTCTGTTTAGAAATACGAAGTATAATATTCAAATgccattttcagttcattttatatcAGTTCAAAAATTCGCTTTCGTAAattgtggctcaaatccggctgTTAAAATATGACATTATATCCTGGAGCTACAGGAAAATCAATAGATTGCAGATAGCAGAttcaatagattgcagattgctGTATCACCATCAGGTGAAGATGGaccaatttaaaacttttaaaccagTAAATAGGTGAGGAAAAAAGCTATTAACGGcacaaaattagcatttaatgTCAATCTCTTGGACTTTATAAGTAGACTAATAAAGGGATTATGAGGAGGCCTGAAGTGAGTAAATTATGTTTTGGATATTTATATTTGCCCTTTTGCACCGAAAGCTAGCTGGTGATTGCGTATACCTCATTTCTCAGATCTCAAGAGGTGATCCAGCGATCTTTCGCCTCCTTGTAGAGCGTCTCCAATTCCGCTATCGCAGGTTTGCCCCTGCTCGGACCGGAAGGGTAACATGCATATGAACCGTCTTTTGACAAATATGATGTTGCACATTTTCTCCATCTCTATTAACCCTATATTCCATAGaggtaacatttattattattattgactgctataaataatataaactacaAAAGTTGAATATGATGTATTGAATTTAAgcatgaaaatgtgttttgaattgaaatattctcagcttaaataaacagctatgttacatttcaggacctaaaattaCAAACCttggcaattcaagtcattacaatgcaagcagttgttaattcaatgtatcatttttttcagttagtGCTATTCcacaagctttttatttcaatacttttggcattgattttgttccatacactattatgttatatttatgcCACACTTTATAGAGTAGATTTtaagtaaaatacaataaaataaaaa
This region includes:
- the ctps1b gene encoding CTP synthase 1b; protein product: MKYILVTGGVISGIGKGIIASSVGTILKSCGLHVTSIKIDPYINIDAGTFSPYEHGEVFVLDDGGEVDLDLGNYERFLDIRLTRDNNLTTGKIYQSVINKERKGDYLGKTVQVVPHITDAIQEWVMRQAKVSVDDDGIEPEVCVIELGGTVGDIESMPFIEAFRQFQFKVKRENFCNIHVSLVPQPNSTGEQKTKPTQNSVRELRGLGLSPDLIVCRCSTPLDTAVKEKISMFCHVEPEQVICIHDVSSIYRVPLLLEDQGTVHYFCRRLDLPIQMKPRQMLRKWKEMSDRSDRLLEQTSIALVGKYTKLSDSYASVIKALEHSALAINYKLEVKYIDSADLEPAALQDEPVKYHEAWQKLCSADGVLVPGGFGVRGTEGKIQAINWARKQKKPFLGVCLGMQLAVCEFARNVLGWEDANSTEFDPETKHPVVIEMPEHNPGQMGGTMRLGKRRTLFKSTSSILRKLYGDAEYVDERHRHRFEVNPELKHHFEDRGFRFVGQDLEGERMEIIELEDHTYFVGVQYHPEFTSRPIKPSPPYFGLLLAASGKLQNYLQKGCRLSPRDTYSDRSGTSSPDSDISEFKFPSLS